A region from the Aegilops tauschii subsp. strangulata cultivar AL8/78 chromosome 5, Aet v6.0, whole genome shotgun sequence genome encodes:
- the LOC120963901 gene encoding uncharacterized protein translates to MELPRQNQATGQRKDGDEKKKRNHNRASQERLTILTEGFTDDQKGAAAELGMQALMDVRCKNLVNPVCDWLGEIYEPASREFVIPGHGRLPLDEESVFCTLGVPRGEIKVPYEVNNTIEETLFARLFPGMTSMPNTTVLATSLEGMKTHGEVFKMKLLMYLISAVFAPTTSLRPSNKCFPILAKLKEVKNMNWCKFIADFLHDAFSNKMYQKGCRLHLMVFLYYSFPNTPSSLSMHGNHDGDIVATTIITRWQLCWES, encoded by the exons aTGGAGTTACCGCGGCAGAATCAGGCAACTGGACAGAGAAAAGACGGTGATGAG AAGAAGAAACGTAATCACAATAGGGCTTCACAGGAACGCCTGACTATATTGACCGAGGGATTCACCGACGACCAGAAGGGAGCTGCTGCTGAGTTGGGGATGCAGGCTCTGATGGATGTTCGGTGCAAGAATCTAGTGAACCCTGTATGCGACTGGCTCGGTGAGATTTACGAGCCCGCCTCCAGGGAATTTGTGATTCCGGGACATGGAAGACTGCCGTTAGACGAGGAATCCGTGTTCTGCACATTGGGTGTGCCCCGTGGAGAAATCAAAGTCCCGTATGAGGTCAATAATACGATTGAGGAAACGTTGTTTGCCCGTTTGTTTCCTGGGATGACATCCATGCCGAACACGACCGTGCTGGCAACTTCGCTGGAGGGCATGAAAACCCATGGCGAAGTTTTTAAGATGAAGCTACTCATGTACCTGATCTCAGCTGTTTTTGCGCCGACCACATCTCTTCGCCCAAGCAACAAATGCTTCCCCATCCTG GCAAAACTGAAAGAAGTGAAGAACATGAATTGGTGTAAGTTCATTGCGGACTTCCTGCATGATGCATTCTCAAACAAGATGTACCAGAAGGGTTGTCGACTCCATTTAATGGTATTTTTGTACTACTCTTTTCCAAACACTCCTAGCTCCTTGAGCATGCATGGCAACCATGATGGTGACATTGTGGCAACTACCATCATAACAAGATGGCAactgtgttgggaatcgtag